The Brassica oleracea var. oleracea cultivar TO1000 chromosome C6, BOL, whole genome shotgun sequence genome includes a region encoding these proteins:
- the LOC106296801 gene encoding REF/SRPP-like protein At1g67360 codes for METERKNSQELGLKHLAFVRVAAIHVLVSLSSLYDYAKQNSGPLKPAVGKVEGAVTTVVTPVYNKLKDVPDTLLLFLDHKVGEVSYKFVKHAPPVAKKVVSRANVLIQKTTEKAQRFVREARTGGPKAAFNYAAAEYKCFLVTNSVRVWAKLNRFKPIHAVGNKAFPVAAHLSGIYNDLVTDMTQMGYPVVGYLPLVPVDDIVKAYEKEEGGAQKKGDAADGNKSSSDSDTD; via the exons ATGGAGACGGAGAGGAAGAACAGCCAGGAGCTAGGTCTGAAACACCTGGCGTTCGTGAGAGTTGCGGCGATCCATGTTCTTGTTAGCCTCTCGAGCCTCTATGACTACGCAAAACAAAACTCTGGTCCTCTTAAACCAGCGGTGGGGAAGGTGGAAGGAGCCGTCACCACCGTCGTCACCCCTGTCTACAATAAACTCAAGGATGTTCCAGATACCCTCCTCCTCTTTCTAGATCACAAG GTCGGTGAAGTTTCGTACAAGTTTGTTAAGCATGCTCCTCCGGTTGCTAAGAAAGTAGTAAGTCGAGCAAATGTGTTGATCCAGAAGACTACAGAGAAGGCTCAACGCTTTGTGAGAGAGGCTCGTACTGGTGGTCCTAAAGCTGCTTTTAACTATGCTGCAGCCGAGTACAAGTGTTTCCTTGTGACTAACTCGGTTAGAGTCTGGGCCAAACTCAACCGGTTTAAACCGATTCATGCAGTGGGGAACAAAGCTTTTCCCGTGGCTGCACACTTGTCTGGTATTTACAACGATCTGGTGACGGACATGACTCAGATGGGTTACCCTGTGGTTGGTTATCTTCCGTTGGTTCCTGTTGATGACATTGTCAAGGCTTATGAAAAGGAGGAAGGTGGAGCGCAAAAGAAAGGAGATGCTGCTGATGGAAACAAGTCGTCGTCTGATTCGGACACTGATTGA
- the LOC106299987 gene encoding probable arabinosyltransferase ARAD1: MTERISCFMTRYIPRCNQNNKQIGSKSHQFDEEEEEEEEMYGKTISIIVLFVFLIASYSIYMGTIDPTPYFSQLGKASSPCNSTTTGPGQPLRVFMYDLPRKFNLAMMHPNISDVEPITAENLPSWHQTSGVGRQHSVEYWLMASLLNNGRDEEEKEAVRVFDPELADAFYVPFFSSLSFNTHGKNMTDPDTELDRLLQVELMEYLENSKYWQRSGGRDHVIPMTHPNAFRFLRQRVNASILILVDFGRYPKEIANLDKDVVSPYVHVVESFAEDVVVVDGALDPFEARSTLLYFRGNTVRKADGKIRIRLEKLLAGNSDVHYVKSIPTTQNIKVSTEGMRSSKFCLHPAGDTPSSCRLFDAIVSHCIPVIISDKIELPFEDEIDYSEFSVFFSANEALEPDFILSNLRQFPKEKWLKMWEHLKNVSHHFEFQFPPKREDAVNMLWRQVKHKIPDIKLAVHRHRRLKVSDWWL; the protein is encoded by the exons ATGACTGAAAGAATCTCTTGCTTTATGACTCGATACATTCCTCGTTGCAATCAAAACAACAAACAGATTGGATCCAAATCTCATCAATTTGACGAAGAAGAAGAAGAAGAAGAAGAAATGTACGGCAAAACCATAAGCATCATCGTCCTCTTCGTCTTCCTCATTGCTTCCTACTCAATCTACATGGGCACCATCGATCCAACACCCTACTTCTCTCAGCTCGGTAAAGCCTCCTCTCCCTGTAACAGCACCACCACAGGGCCAGGCCAACCTCTCCGTGTCTTCATGTACGACCTCCCACGCAAATTCAATCTCGCCATGATGCATCCTAACATCTCAGACGTCGAGCCCATCACCGCCGAGAATCTCCCTTCCTGGCATCAGACCTCTGGGGTCGGGCGGCAGCACAGCGTCGAGTACTGGCTCATGGCCTCGCTTCTTAACAACGGCCGCGACGAAGAGGAGAAAGAGGCGGTTAGGGTTTTTGATCCTGAATTGGCTGATGCCTTCTACGTCCCCTTCTTCTCTTCCTTGAGCTTCAATACTCACGGGAAGAACATGACCGATCCAGATACTGAACTTGACCGGCTATTACAG GTTGAGTTAATGGAGTATCTTGAGAATTCAAAGTATTGGCAACGTTCAGGAGGTAGGGACCATGTGATTCCGATGACGCATCCTAACGCTTTCAGATTCTTGAGGCAACGAGTGAACGCGTCAATCCTCATTCTCGTTGATTTTGGGCGTTACCCAAAAGAGATTGCAAATCTAGATAAAGACGTGGTTTCGCCGTATGTACATGTTGTTGAGTCCTTCGCGGAGGATGTTGTTGTTGTTGATGGTGCTTTGGATCCCTTTGAGGCTCGCAGTACGCTTCTTTACTTCCGTGGGAATACGGTGAGGAAAGCTGATGGTAAAATCCGTATCCGCTTGGAGAAGTTGCTAGCTGGTAACTCTGATGTTCACTATGTGAAAAGCATACCAACAACGCAAAACATCAAAGTG TCAACGGAAGGGATGAGATCATCAAAATTCTGTCTGCATCCAGCTGGAGACACTCCATCTTCATGCCGACTATTTGATGCCATCGTCAGTCACTGCATTCCGGTAATCATAAGCGACAAGATTGAGCTGCCTTTTGAAGATGAGATAGACTACTCAGAGTTCTCAGTCTTCTTCTCAGCGAACGAGGCGCTTGAGCCAGACTTCATCCTCAGCAACCTCCGTCAGTTTCCCAAAGAGAAATGGCTGAAAATGTGGGAACATCTCAAGAATGTATCTCATCATTTCGAGTTTCAGTTCCCTCCCAAGAGAGAAGACGCAGTTAACATGTTGTGGAGACAGGTGAAACACAAGATCCCTGATATCAAGCTCGCTGTACATAGACACCGGAGGTTGAAAGTCTCTGATTGGTGGCTCTGA